DNA from Desulfotomaculum sp.:
TTTGCCGACCAGGTTCTGTCTGGTTTTAGACAGTCCTTTTTTTAGCTTATCAAAAAAAGACATTTTTCCCCCTATGGTGTTTCGCTCCTGATCTTTTCCAATGCCTGGCGGGCAGCCTGCTGTTCCGCTTCTTTCTTGGAGCGCCCTTTTCCCCGTCCAATTTCTTTTCCGCAGCTATAGACTCCTGAGGTGAATAACTTGTTATGATCAGGACCTTCTTCATTGATTATTGCATAATTAACAGGTTCGGGACCTCTCTGCTGAAGAAATTCCTGAAGTTCGGTCTTGTAATCCTTTCCGGCGCGTCCTTCCATAAGATCGTTAATTACTGCTGTTAGACTGTCAATTGCTACCAGTGCTGCCCGATCCAACCCCTGGTCTAAAAAAATTGCCCCCAGTAATGCCTCGAAAGCATCTGCAAGAATAGACGGCCGGTTTCTACCTCCGGAATATTCTTCACCTCTTCCGATAAAAAGACAATCTCCAAGATTTAGTTCTTTAGCTGCCCTGGCCAGAGACGGCTCACAGACAAGAGTTGACCTGATTTTGGTTAACTCTCCTTCGGCGCTGCCGGGGTATGTTTTAAAAAGATAATTGCTAATCGAAAGTTCTAATACGGCATCGCCTAGAAATTCAAGACGCTGGTTGTCTTCAAGATCCTGTGTCTTGTTTTCGTATGCATGTGAACCATGAGTCAAAGCTGTTTGTAAAAGTATTTCATTGTTCCAGGCAAATCCAAGCGCATCTTTCAAACTGCCGATATTCTGCCTGATGTTGGATTCGTGCATTTTCTTATCCTTCGAACTCCCTGAACAGCAAAGATACGTTATGACCGCCAAATCCGAGTGAATTGTTCAGAGCGATCTTGACGGGCATTGGACGCGCCTTATTCGGAACATAATCAAGATCACATTCCGGATCGGGATGATCATAATTTATAGTTGGGGGAACTACCTTCTTGCAAATAGTCATTACACATGTGACCGCTTCAACTCCTCCTGCTGCTCCTAGAAGATGACCGGTCATGGACTTGGTGGAACTTACGGCGAGGCGCCCTGTTGAACCATTAAAGAGATGTTTTATGGCCATTGTTTCAACCTTATCGCCAAGAGGTGTGGATGTGCCGTGAGCATTTATATAATCTATATCGCTGGTTGAAACACCGGCATCCAACATCGCCAGTTCCATGGCTTTTGCGGCTCCTTTGCCGTCGGGTTCAGGGGCTGTAATGTGATATGCGTCACAAGTACACCCGTAACCGGCAATTTCGGCATATATTTTAGCGCCGCGTACAAGCGCATGTTCCAACTTTTCTAAAACCAACATGGCGGCTCCCTCGCCAATTACAAAACCGTCGCGGTTTGAATCGAAGGGCCTGCTGGCTTTTTTGGGTTCCTCGTTGTAAGTGGACATTGCCTTCATGGAGCAGAAACCTGCAATAGCTAACGGGGTTATGGGAGCTTCCGCGCCGCCGGCAATCATCACATCGGTGTAACCTTGCTTAATAAGACTGTATGCGTCTCCAAGAGCGTTGTTGCCGGATGCGCAGGCACTGACCGTAGCCATATTATACCCTCTTAAACCATATGCAATAGCTATTTGGCCGGCGCCCATATTGGGAATCAGCATGGTTATGAAAAATGGGCTTATCCTGTCAGGTCCGCGGTTTATTAGAATGTTATGCTGTTCTTCAAGCGTCCCTATCCCGCCGATACCCGAGCCAAGAATCACTCCAATGCGTTCCCTGTTCAATGTTTCCAGCTTTAATTCTGCGTCTTTAATTGCTTGACCAGCAGCCGCCATGGCAAAATGGGTAAAGCGGTCCATTCGCCTGGCTTCTTTTTTCTCAAGAAAATCTGTCGGATTGAAGTCCTTTATTTCGGCAGCAATCCGCGTGGCGTAATTTTCAGTATCAAAAAAGGTAATATAATCTACACCGGAAATCCCTGATGTTAGATTTGCCCAAAAATTTTCCACATCTAATCCTAAAGGAGAAATAACTCCCATGCCTGTAATTACCACACGGTTTTGCAAACCTTAAACCTCCCTGCAATAAAAAATTAAGCCTGTTTTTAAAACCTGTACTTAGACACGGTCTACCTGTGATCTTGAATATATTTGACTGCCTGACCGACTGTTCTAATTTTTTCTGCGTTTTCATCTGGAATAACTATATCAAATTCTTCTTCAAAAGCCATGACAAGTTCGACTATATCCAAAGAATCCGCCCCAAGGTCTTCGATGAAAGAAGAATCTAAGTTTACTTCTTCTTCCTCAACACCAAGCTGTTCTACTATTATTGCTTTTACTTTTTCTGCGATAGATTCCTGACTGGACATTTTTTCACCTCCTTTTCTTTTTTTATAGCATTATATTTATACTGCGATACCGCCATCCACTATAATGGTCTGGCCGGTTATATAGCTTGCCGCATCGCTGGCCAGGAAAACTGCCACCGAACCTATTTCCTCCGGTCTTCCCAGGCGTCTCAGGGCGATGCGGGAGAGCATTTTCTCCCTGAATGCTTCCGGAAGGCTTTGCGTCATGTCAGTTTCAATGTATCCCGGAGCAATTGCATTTACAGTAATCTTTCTCGAACCCAGTTCCTGCGCGACCGATTTTGTAAATGCAATTAGTCCGCCTTTACTGGCTGCATAATTTGCCTGACCGACGTTTCCTGTATAAGCAATAATGGAACTAATGTTAATTATTCGTCCCCATTTCGCTTTGAGCATAGGTCGTGTTACAGCTCTTACACAGTTGAAGGCGCCTTTGAGATTGATCGAAAGAACGCTGTCCCAGTCTTCATCACGAAGCGATACAACCAGATTGTCCCGGGTAACGCCGGCGTTGTTAACCAGGATATCTACACGTCCCAACTGTTTTACGGCGAATTGGATCATTGACGAGGCCTGCTCCGGATCAGCGACATTTGCCCGGTAGGCGATTGCCTGACGGCCAAATTTTTCAATATCGCTGCATACCTTTTCCGCAGCCTCTGCGTCATTAGTAAAATTTACCAGTACATCCGCTCCCGATTCAGCCAGGGACATGGCGATTGCGCGTCCTATGCCCCTGGAGGCCCCCGTAACAACAGCCTTTTTGCCGTTAAGGACCATTTTAGCCAGCCTCCCCGGGTTGCATAAGAAATTTTTCAATTGACTCCGGGTTTTCGGTATTTGCTATGGATACTTTCCTGCTTATTTTTTTTAGAAGGCCGGTTAAAACATTTCCGGGGCCTGCTTCTATAAAAGACTCAAAATCATTTACCAGGCGTACCATGCTTTCTTCCCAGCGAACAGGGCTGTATACCTGTTCAACAAGAAACCTGCGGACATCGTCCCCTTTTGTAACGTAATCCGCTGAAACGTTAGCTACAACCGGTATCCGGGGGTCTTTAATCTCTACGGCGGCCAGCTCGGCGGCCATTTTATCCCCTGCCGGCCGCAAAAGAGTGGAGTGGAAGGGTGCGCTTACGGCCAGAGGAATACATCTTTTTGCCCCTGCTTCTTTAGCCAGGATTTTGGCCCTTTCCAAAGCCTCATTCTCACCTGCGATAACCACCTGTCCGGGACAGTTAAAATTAGCCACGTCAACAATTTTACCCTCAGATCTTACCTCGCTGCAGACCCTTGTAATCTCCGGCGCATCGAGGCCCAGAACAGCCACCATGCCGCCCGTGCCCAGCGGTACCGTCTCCTGCATATATTGACCCCTTTTGCGTACAAGCATTAAGCCGTCCGCAAAGGAAATTGACCCCGCTGTTGCAAGGGCGCTGTATTCTCCAAGACTGTGGCCGGCAGCCGCAGAAGGTTCGATACCCCTTTCCAGCAGTACCCTGGCGCAGGCTACACTGAAAGTATAGATTGCCGGTTGTGCGTTAATAGTTTTTTGAAGTTCCTCTTCAGGGCCTTCAAAACACAGTTTGCTCAAGGAAAAACCTAAAATCTCATCTGCTGATTCAAAAATCTCTCTCACCGCGGGATACTGATCATATAATTTTTTGCCCATACCGGCATATTGCGCACCCTGTCCGGGAAAGAGAAAAACTGCTTTCATCTGTTGAATTCACCACCTATAGGAGCAAGATTTTGAAGTATTTTGGCAGCGCCCTGGACAACATCCAGAATTATTTCACGGGCGGTTTGGATCTCTTTGACCATTGCCGACACCTGCCCGGCCATAACTGATCCATGTTCTGTGTCCCCTTCCACCATTGCGGCATGAAGTCGTCCCACACCCAGATTTTCTATTTCTTCTGCTGGCGCCCGGCGGTTTTCCAAATCCTCGTATTTCCTGGTTAGTTTATTCCGGATCACACGCACAGGATGGCCTATACTGTGGCCTGTAACAATAGTGTCCCTATCCTTTGCTTTAATGATCATCTGCTTGACATTGGGATGAATAGTACATTCCTTTGCGCACATGAAACGGGTGCCCATCTGGACCCCGACAGCTCCCAGGCATAATGCCGCTGCCAAACCGCGGCCGTCAAAGATTCCACCGGCGGCAATTACAGGTTCCTGAACTGCCTCCACTATCTGGGGAACAAGAGCCATCGTCCCAAGGTCGCCCACGTGTCCACCGCTTTCCATGCCTTCGGCAATAACAGCATTAACCCCGTTGCGGACCAGACGTTTGGCAAGGGCTACGGACGACACTACAGGAATTACCTTGACGCCGGCGCCTTGTAAATCGGGAAGATACTTGCCGGGGTTGCCTGCCCCGGTGGTAATTACATGTACTCTTTCCTCAATAATTACCCTGAGGACATCCTCAACATACGGGGAAAGCAGCAGAACATTAACACCGAAAGGTTTGTTTGTCAACTCTTTGGCCAATCGGACCTGTTCCCGCACCCAACTTGCTTCGGCGGTCCCGGAACCAATTATTCCAAGGCCACCGGCTTCACTTACAGCTGCAGCCAGATGTGCTGTTGATACCCAGGCCATTCCTCCCTGGATAACAGGGTATTCAATTCCTAAAAGTTCGCACAACCTTGTATGGATTGGACACGCCTCCTTAAAAGCTAGTGTGGTTCCGGTAATCATACCATTTCATTGCCAGAGCGCCCCAGGTAAGTCCGGCGCCAAAACTAGCCATAACTATATGTTGACCGTCGTTTATCTTATTTTCCTGTAAAGATTCGTATAGTGCCAGCGGGAGTGTCGCCGAGGAAGTATTCCCATAACGATCAACATTGACTGCTACCTTATCAAGAGGTACGTTTAAACGTTTGGCGGCTGTTTCTATAATGCGCAGGTTTGCCTGATGAGGAATCAGATAATCTATATCACTGCGGGTCAATCCTGCCTCGTTCAGGACATCCAGGCAGCATTCTTCAATGTTCCTGACGGCAAATTTAAAGACCTCCCTGCCGTGCATATGTAAAAAATGAAGCTTTTTATCTAATGTTTCTTTTGACGCCGGAAACTGGGTCAGCCCACCGGGAAAGGTTAACAAGTGGGCGCCTGAACCGTCCGATCTTATGCTGCTGGAGAGAATCCCGTACCCATCCGGGACCGGACCCATTATCACAGCGCCGGCTGCATCGCCGAAGAGGATGCATGTATTGCGGTCCTCCCAGTTAACAACCCTTGACATGCACTCGGCGCCGATTAAAAGGATCCTGCTGCAAAAGCCGCTGACAATAAATTGGCTTGCAATTACCATCCCGTATAGAAAAGATGTGCATCCGGCCTGCAAATCAAACGCTCCCACTTTACGCGCTCCCAGTTTGTCCTGCACAATACAGGCAGTAGCGGGAAACAACATGTCGGGAGTGTTGGTGGCTACGATGATTAGATCTATCTCGTCCACTTTTACTCCAGCATCAGCAATAGCTTTCTTTGCCGCTTCAGTCGCCATATCAGAAGTTAACTGATCTGGTTCGGCGATGCGCCTTTCCCTGATACCCGTCCGTGTTACTATCCATTCGTCCCCGGTGTCCACTATTTTCTCCAGGTCCTGGTTAGTCAATTTGCGTTCTGGTGTATAAATGCCAATTCCCAGAATACCTGCTTGTCGATCATTGTACATTAATATTCCTACCTTTGTATTGAATTCTGTGAATGCTGTTTTGTATGGCCGATGTTAAATTTTTTTGCACAGATTCACGTGCAAAACGGATGGCATTCTTTATAGCCCGGGAAGTGGAACTCCCGTGACAAACAATAATCAGCCCGTTCAAGCCCAGTAATGGGACTCCGCCGTACTCTGCATAATCCAGCCTTCTTTCAAAATTGCGGAGAGCTGACATTGACATGGTGAACCCCGCCCTGCTAATCCAATCTTTATTTGTTTCATCTTTCAACATTTGCATAAAAGCGGCGCCGATTCCTTCAAGAGCTTTTAGGACTACATTTCCGATAAAACCGTCACAGACAACAACGTCAACTGTGCCCTGACAAATGTCTCTTCCTTCAACATTGCCGATAAAATTAAGATCAGCCTTTTGGAGCAGCGGGAAAGCGGCTAAAGTAAGCTCGTTGCCTTTCGTAACTTCTGTTCCGATATTTAACAATCCCACCCGCGGGTTTTCTATACCCATTACTTCCTGAGCATAAAGGCGCCCCATGATAGCAAACTGGAGAATATGAACAGGTTTGCAGTCGACATTGGCGCCGGCGTCCAGGATCATGGCGCACCCGCCTTTACTGGGCACCACTGCGGCAAGAGCAGGCCGGTCAATGCCCTCCATTAGACGGATCATTAATACGCCTGCAGCCATTAAAGCTCCTGTATTTCCCGCTGAGACAACAGCCGAGGCCGCGCCTTCCTTGAGCAGTTTAATGACCTGGACTATTGAAGAATCCTTTTTCCTTCGTACAGCAACTGCGGGAGACTCGGACATAGAAATGACTTCGGGCGCATGATGGATAGCCACAAGCTTGCCCGGATATCCATCAAGTTCTTTTTGCAGCCTCTCTTGGTCACCTACCAGAATAATTTCCTGGTTATACTCCTGAGCGGCTTGTACTGCGCCTTTGACAATCTCTCCGGGAGCATTGTCGCCACCCATGGCGTCAACGGCAATTTTCAAAATCGGCCTACCTCCTAGGCTATCGCGAAAATAAGAAATTTTCCTTGAAAAATTGTTTCATCCTGCACTTTTGAAGTGACCCTAACAATAAATTTGTTGTCTTTTTTACGGCTTATAAAAGCCCTGGCGATCACCTTCTCTCCGCAATAAACCGGCCGTTTGAAACTTATTTTTGCTGTGCCTGTTAGAGCAACCTTGGCGTTGATCAGGGAAACGGCAAGGCAGTTTGCCTGGGCGAATATGTAATGGCCCCTTGCTACTTTTGTGCTGCTCAAGGTCATCTCTTCAGAGACTTCCAGTACAGAAACACCTTGTCTGCCGGGTTCCAGGTCGACGAGATCGCCTACCCATTCTTCTTTTTGTAAAGTGGATACCTGTCCGTAGCTTCCTTTGGCAACTTCCCTTAACCTCTTGCGGAGTTCGGGAATACTCAAACCCCACCGGTCCAGTCTGACTGTCTGGATACTTACACCAAGCATATGAGCAAGTTCGCTGTCCGTAAGGAATGGATTTCCCTCAATGTATCTGCAGAGAAGTTCCTGACGTTTGCTTTTCCCCGGACTTTTCATGGTAATAGATGCCACCTATGTAAAAATTACTTTAATACCAGATACTAAAATAGAGTATATCCTTTATCCCAGAAAAAAGCAACAGAACCAAAATATTTTGATTCAAAAAATTTTTAAATAAAAAACGCCTGGTAAATTTCCAGGCGGCGCTAGTCAGGTATATTAATCTCGAAGGAGGTTTTTTAAAACCCAAACACAAACTATATCTTGATTACTTCCCGGGCTTTATAATAGCCGCAGGATGGACAGACTCTATGCGATAAAGTCAGTTTATGACAATGTGGGCAACTGATCAGGTTGGGAGATTGTATCTTCCAGTTAGCCTGCCGCTGACGCCCGCGTTGTTTTGAAGATCTTCTTTTAGGGACACCCAATTTCCATACACCCCCTCTTAGTTTTTCTTAATGTTACTAAAACTTTATCCTAAAATTTTTCACCATGTCTGTCTTTGATGAATTCCCGAAGTTCAGCAAGCCTCGGGTCTATTTCTTCCTGGTTGCAGGCGCATTTTCCTATATTAAGGTTTTGACCGCAGGACGGGCATAATCCCTGGCAGTTCTGGTCACAAAGGATTTTCATGGGCAGGGCCATGAAAAGTGATTTTAATACTTCGGGCTCTATATCAATAACCTCGTTTTTAAAGGGAATCCACTCATCCTGTAAAATTTCCTGAATTGTGACGACAGGGAAATATGTCTCTTTGAAAGGCGCTTCAACAAAAAACTCAGCCTGACTCAGGCAACGGTCACAGGGACGCTGGATAACAGCTTCAACGGAACCTTCCGCCTGAATATTTTTTCCGGAGCTTGTGAATTCAATTTTTATATTCACCGGCACGGAGAAAGAAATTTCTTCTGTGCCGGTATTTGATAAATCCGCCTCTTTCTGAAAAAGAAAGGCTTTCCCCTCGTTGTCTTTTATTGTTTCTATGTTCACCTGAATCATTTTATTACACTCCGTTGTTTTGGCGAAACCAATTATATAGAAAAAAAGCCTATTCTGTCAAGGCAATTATAATAGGGGCGCTTTTAAAAGCGCCCCTATATGCCGCTAGTATCCTCTTGCCATGCTGCGTTCAGCTCGCTCGATAGCCAGGCGGACTAAGTTTCCACAGTTCTTTGAGGAAACGTTGCCGAAATAGCCGCCATCCCTCTGTACAACATCGGCTACACCAAGCTCTTCAGCCAACTCGTACTTCAGCCTGTCGGACATTACGCTTCTGCGCCTATTACCCATGAGCACGCCTCCTTTTGTTTTAAGGACATCGCGGCAAGGGCAAAAATTTGATTAAAATCTTTTCATTAATAATATCGCCGGATTGGAAATAAAAAATGAGAGGTAATAATTTCGATAAAAGGCAATAAAATATTTTATGTCAAGAAAGCTGATTGGATAGTGTTTCAAGATAGTGCTTTCAATTCTTGACAATTACATTTAAATAGACTAAAATTTTTATATAACGGGGCGTAGCTCAGTTTGGCTAGAGCGCTACCTTGGGGTGGTAGAGGTCGCACGTTCAAGTCGTGTCGCTCCGACCAACAGAGAGTATATTGTCAAAGCTTTAGAAGAAAACCTATCTTTTTACAAGATGGGTTTTTCTTTTAAGGACCGTGTAAAACGCCGGTTTTCTTACGTTTAAGTGACACACTTTTTTTATGTGTTGGTAACATAGCCATATACACCCTCATACTCTGGTAATAAATAATTAAGGGGGGTTTTATCATGGGTTTTGGATGCGGCATCGGTTGTGACACGGGTTCCGGAAGCGGAGCGTTTATTATTTTCTTAATCTTAATTCTTCTGGTTTCCCCTTGAAAAAAAATGGCAAATATATAAATTTACTGCCATGTAGAGATAATCGGACTCAGTGTCAACGGTTCGGGAAGGCAGATTGCCGGGCTTCATGCCCTAACTAAGAGTGTTTACAAAGAAAAGCTGCCGTAAAAAAAGATTTTTGTTATCCTGTCAACCTGGCATATGAATATTTCAAGGAATTAACAAGGATTAATCCGGATTACTGCAAGAGAATAGGAGACAAGTTTCTTGAGGAATTAGGAGAGACCGGAGAAAAGGCGATTGTTCTATTTGGAAGGCCCTATGATGCCTTGGTTGAAGATGGAAACATGGGCATACCTGAGAAACTGGCTTCCAGAGGGTATAAGGTGATCCCGTACGATTTTCTGCCGCTCGAAGAGGAACCCCCGCAGCAGAAGATGTACTGGTCAATGGGACAGATGATCCTGAAGGCTGCAAAGCTGGTCAGCAGGCGCCCGCAGCTCTTTGGCACGTTCGTCACCAACTTCAGCTGCGGACCCGATTCGTTCATTATGAGTTACTTCAGGGACATTATGGGGAGCAAGCCGTCGTTGACTCTGGAGTTGGACAGCCATACAGCGGACGCCGGCATCGATACCCGAATAGATGCTTTTATAGACGTGATCAGAAACTATGAACCTGAAAGAAGAGCCGTCATCAGTGACGAAGGGATTATGGCTGTGTTTGATGAAAGGAGAAAAAAGATCAGGAGTGTTTCCGGTGATCATATTCCTCTCAGAGATCCCAGGATCAAGATCCTGATTCCATCAATGGGATATTCGGCAACCAGGTGCTTTGAGGCAGCCTTCAGGCACATCGGTATTGATGCCGTTGCTTTGAAACCGCCGGCGGAGGAAGAGCTTCAGTTGGGCAGAGCCAATTCCAACTGCAAGGAATGTCTGCCGTTGGCCCTTACTGTGGAAAGCCTGCTCAACTATCTGAAGAAAAACGGCAATGAAATCAAAGATGGAATATATGCGTACTTCATGCCTGAAGCCCCGGACCCGTGCCGGTTCAGCCAGTACCATGTATACACTGAGAACCTGTTACTACAGAAAGTTACTTCAGAAGAAAAATTGAACAAGAGGTCAAGTCGATCTTGTCGAAATCCAAATGCTTTTGCATACTATTTAATCTGCTCCAAATACCGGCAGATGCACAGCAGATTATTCGGTTTCTTGATTTGCCGGCACAGCATGGCTTACATCAGGGGCTTTAAATGGCTTGCCGAAATCAAATAAATACATTTCACCTTGCATATACATATCCATTGTCATTTCTTGGGGAATTTCTTTATCAGGATTTTCTTCTATTTGAACGCTTTCAGAATCAATTCCCAGTTCGGCAATATCAGCATAAGTAAGGCTGATGTTTATATGAGCGTCATAGTCAACGAAATCGCTGATCAGTGTCTTTTTATTTATAAAGGTTGTCAGATAATAATCTATATCCATTTTGTTCTTTAGTATTTCTATAATGCTGCTTAACTGTTCAGGATCTGCTTCATCTTCTGGAGAAGCCAGGTCTTTTATTAGAGGATCAATCATCTCTTGAAAAATCCGGCGTAAATTGTCCATATCAAGTGTGGTATTGACGACGAAATATTCCTGACCATCAATTGTCAGGTCATTTCCAAAGTTAGGCAACATGCCCATTTCCTTCATCTGGGATACGGCTTTTATCGGGTTGGACTGGATATTTTGCTGCTGTTGGATAAAATCCTTCATAAAAGTCATTTCCATTACGGACCATTCTTCTCCTTGTACTTTCATATAAATTTTATTTTCCGTCATGTATGTCTCTGTAACTATCACGTCCTCATTATCAGAATCATCGGCTGGCGTAATACTTATCTTTGCATAGCATTGAATTGGCTTTGTTTTAATCTGCCCTTCCATTGTGTATGCAATTTCAGGCGAAATACCTTCAATTTGCCCATCAAGTGACATGCCCATGATCATATCCATATCCCCTGTCAGCGAAT
Protein-coding regions in this window:
- the fabK gene encoding enoyl-[acyl-carrier-protein] reductase FabK is translated as MITGTTLAFKEACPIHTRLCELLGIEYPVIQGGMAWVSTAHLAAAVSEAGGLGIIGSGTAEASWVREQVRLAKELTNKPFGVNVLLLSPYVEDVLRVIIEERVHVITTGAGNPGKYLPDLQGAGVKVIPVVSSVALAKRLVRNGVNAVIAEGMESGGHVGDLGTMALVPQIVEAVQEPVIAAGGIFDGRGLAAALCLGAVGVQMGTRFMCAKECTIHPNVKQMIIKAKDRDTIVTGHSIGHPVRVIRNKLTRKYEDLENRRAPAEEIENLGVGRLHAAMVEGDTEHGSVMAGQVSAMVKEIQTAREIILDVVQGAAKILQNLAPIGGEFNR
- a CDS encoding transcription factor FapR, with protein sequence MKSPGKSKRQELLCRYIEGNPFLTDSELAHMLGVSIQTVRLDRWGLSIPELRKRLREVAKGSYGQVSTLQKEEWVGDLVDLEPGRQGVSVLEVSEEMTLSSTKVARGHYIFAQANCLAVSLINAKVALTGTAKISFKRPVYCGEKVIARAFISRKKDNKFIVRVTSKVQDETIFQGKFLIFAIA
- a CDS encoding acyl carrier protein; this encodes MSSQESIAEKVKAIIVEQLGVEEEEVNLDSSFIEDLGADSLDIVELVMAFEEEFDIVIPDENAEKIRTVGQAVKYIQDHR
- a CDS encoding 3-oxoacyl-ACP synthase, with amino-acid sequence MYNDRQAGILGIGIYTPERKLTNQDLEKIVDTGDEWIVTRTGIRERRIAEPDQLTSDMATEAAKKAIADAGVKVDEIDLIIVATNTPDMLFPATACIVQDKLGARKVGAFDLQAGCTSFLYGMVIASQFIVSGFCSRILLIGAECMSRVVNWEDRNTCILFGDAAGAVIMGPVPDGYGILSSSIRSDGSGAHLLTFPGGLTQFPASKETLDKKLHFLHMHGREVFKFAVRNIEECCLDVLNEAGLTRSDIDYLIPHQANLRIIETAAKRLNVPLDKVAVNVDRYGNTSSATLPLALYESLQENKINDGQHIVMASFGAGLTWGALAMKWYDYRNHTSF
- a CDS encoding small, acid-soluble spore protein, alpha/beta type → MGNRRRSVMSDRLKYELAEELGVADVVQRDGGYFGNVSSKNCGNLVRLAIERAERSMARGY
- the fabF gene encoding beta-ketoacyl-[acyl-carrier-protein] synthase II: MQNRVVITGMGVISPLGLDVENFWANLTSGISGVDYITFFDTENYATRIAAEIKDFNPTDFLEKKEARRMDRFTHFAMAAAGQAIKDAELKLETLNRERIGVILGSGIGGIGTLEEQHNILINRGPDRISPFFITMLIPNMGAGQIAIAYGLRGYNMATVSACASGNNALGDAYSLIKQGYTDVMIAGGAEAPITPLAIAGFCSMKAMSTYNEEPKKASRPFDSNRDGFVIGEGAAMLVLEKLEHALVRGAKIYAEIAGYGCTCDAYHITAPEPDGKGAAKAMELAMLDAGVSTSDIDYINAHGTSTPLGDKVETMAIKHLFNGSTGRLAVSSTKSMTGHLLGAAGGVEAVTCVMTICKKVVPPTINYDHPDPECDLDYVPNKARPMPVKIALNNSLGFGGHNVSLLFREFEG
- a CDS encoding phosphate acyltransferase PlsX; its protein translation is MKIAVDAMGGDNAPGEIVKGAVQAAQEYNQEIILVGDQERLQKELDGYPGKLVAIHHAPEVISMSESPAVAVRRKKDSSIVQVIKLLKEGAASAVVSAGNTGALMAAGVLMIRLMEGIDRPALAAVVPSKGGCAMILDAGANVDCKPVHILQFAIMGRLYAQEVMGIENPRVGLLNIGTEVTKGNELTLAAFPLLQKADLNFIGNVEGRDICQGTVDVVVCDGFIGNVVLKALEGIGAAFMQMLKDETNKDWISRAGFTMSMSALRNFERRLDYAEYGGVPLLGLNGLIIVCHGSSTSRAIKNAIRFARESVQKNLTSAIQNSIHRIQYKGRNINVQ
- the fabD gene encoding [acyl-carrier-protein] S-malonyltransferase, with the protein product MKAVFLFPGQGAQYAGMGKKLYDQYPAVREIFESADEILGFSLSKLCFEGPEEELQKTINAQPAIYTFSVACARVLLERGIEPSAAAGHSLGEYSALATAGSISFADGLMLVRKRGQYMQETVPLGTGGMVAVLGLDAPEITRVCSEVRSEGKIVDVANFNCPGQVVIAGENEALERAKILAKEAGAKRCIPLAVSAPFHSTLLRPAGDKMAAELAAVEIKDPRIPVVANVSADYVTKGDDVRRFLVEQVYSPVRWEESMVRLVNDFESFIEAGPGNVLTGLLKKISRKVSIANTENPESIEKFLMQPGEAG
- a CDS encoding ribonuclease III, giving the protein MHESNIRQNIGSLKDALGFAWNNEILLQTALTHGSHAYENKTQDLEDNQRLEFLGDAVLELSISNYLFKTYPGSAEGELTKIRSTLVCEPSLARAAKELNLGDCLFIGRGEEYSGGRNRPSILADAFEALLGAIFLDQGLDRAALVAIDSLTAVINDLMEGRAGKDYKTELQEFLQQRGPEPVNYAIINEEGPDHNKLFTSGVYSCGKEIGRGKGRSKKEAEQQAARQALEKIRSETP
- the fabG gene encoding 3-oxoacyl-[acyl-carrier-protein] reductase, with amino-acid sequence MVLNGKKAVVTGASRGIGRAIAMSLAESGADVLVNFTNDAEAAEKVCSDIEKFGRQAIAYRANVADPEQASSMIQFAVKQLGRVDILVNNAGVTRDNLVVSLRDEDWDSVLSINLKGAFNCVRAVTRPMLKAKWGRIINISSIIAYTGNVGQANYAASKGGLIAFTKSVAQELGSRKITVNAIAPGYIETDMTQSLPEAFREKMLSRIALRRLGRPEEIGSVAVFLASDAASYITGQTIIVDGGIAV
- a CDS encoding 50S ribosomal protein L32 — its product is MGVPKRRSSKQRGRQRQANWKIQSPNLISCPHCHKLTLSHRVCPSCGYYKAREVIKI